A region of Anopheles merus strain MAF chromosome 2R, AmerM5.1, whole genome shotgun sequence DNA encodes the following proteins:
- the LOC121590460 gene encoding transmembrane protein 26, with product MAKLLATFKATLTRILFAAHGFIAIWQVTQNKKEPIYWCLCAPIGVLFIEGIFTLAIKKNQEWRWFCPSVFLYLSSIVPAIWLLELDKLDKRTRYQDRMLNETINLAATVGKDLKDLNKMLGVKIQLPDIQLTAEMWVTLIEQFLMLVLIIGRWMLPKGDLTRDQLSQLLLVYIGTAADIIEFFDSFKDAKIANEPVLVLLTLSIWSWSLLQFTIVLSATRARKPRGGGAQLRDGPADDASCCNVACCNIDVWGIALNILLQDAPFLTFRLLIIVHYKIITYMNIFFTCKNTLVILLQLYRLYVVNSENRKAAATKRRLKMRSKAEQSANRQQQQQQKQRKISKRPGPYTSSLLLLIISFCVVLFPCLPRTRTHRKVADIADDEPDQLDAGRKSKSHSRKSRSSSSRKDTGYSTASSQTTAEQRRLRKSAAKPRPGTESDGDDPLPPPIYSDEDDGGGGGADDRNQSDGERVGRRSKDGKDRKSSSRHTDGKTGGGSSSSRRKQRTSLDSDRSEDGADTRHQRKSRKGADGAGGSFEIIHEKSSTGQKKQTKKKNNKSKRPASDELSSSSEATTSGSSSGSE from the exons ATGGCGAAGCTGCTCGCAACGTTCAAAGCCACGCTGACGAGGATTCTGTTTGCCGCCCACGGGTTCATTGCGATCTGGCAGGTGACGCAGAACAAGAAGGAACCCATCTACTGGTGTCTGTGCGCCCCGATCGGGGTGCTCTTTATCGAGGGCATCTTTACGCTGGCGATCAAGAAGAACCAAGAATGGCGCTG GTTCTGCCCATCGGTATTCCTGTACCTTTCCAGCATCGTGCCCGCCATCTGGCTGCTCGAGCTGGACAAGCTGGACAAGCGCACCCGCTACCAGGACCGGATGCTGAACGAAACGATCAATCTGGCGGCGACGGTCGGCAAGGATCTGAAGGATCTGAACAAGATGCTGGGCGTGAAGATCCAGCTGCCCGACATTCAGCTCACCGCCGAGATGTGGGTGACGCTGATCGAGCAGTTCCTGATGCTGGTGCTCATCATCGGCCGGTGGATGCTGCCCAAGGGCGACCTTACCCGCGACCAGCTCAGCCAGCTGCTGCTCGTGTACATCGGCACGGCGGCGGACATTATCGAGTTTTTCGACTCGTTCAAGGACGCGAAGATAGCGAACGAgccggtgctggtgctgctgacgCTCAGCATCTGGTCCTGGTCGTTGCTCCAGTTCACGATCGTACTGTCCGCGACGAGGGCGCGCAAACCGCGCGGCGGTGGTGCCCAGCTGCGCGATGGCCCGGCCGACGATGCCAGCTGCTGCAATGTGGCGTGCTGTAACATCGACGTGTGGGGCATCGCGCTGAACATACTGCTGCAGGACGCACCGTTCCTAACCTTTCGGCTGCTCATCATCGTGCACTACAAAATCATCACCTACATGAACATCTTCTTCACCT GCAAAAATACGCTCGTGATACTGCTCCAGCTTTACCGGCTGTACGTGGTAAACTCGGAAAATCGGAAAGCGGCCGCCACCAAGCGGCGCCTGAAGATGCGCAGCAAGGCAGAACAATCAGcaaaccggcagcagcagcagcagcagaagcagcgaAAAATCAGCAAAAG ACCCGGTCCGTACACATCCTCCTTACTGCTGTTGATTATCtccttttgtgttgttttatttccctGTCTTcctcgcacacgcacacacagaaaagTAGCCGACATTGCAGACGACGAACCGGACCAGCTGGACGCTGGAAGAAAGTCAAAGTCCCATTCACGGAAAAGCCG GTCGTCCTCGTCCCGCAAGGACACTGGCTACTCGACGGCCAGCAGTCAGACGACGGCCGAGCAGCGGCGTCTGCGGAAGTCGGCGGCGAAGCCGCGGCCCGGTACCGAGTCGGATGGGGACGATCCATTGCCACCACCGATCTACAGTGACgaggatgatggtggtggtggtggtgctgatgATCGCAACCAATCGGATGGCGAGCGTGTTGGACGCCGGTCAAAGGATGGCAAGGACAG AAAGTCTAGCTCGCGCCACACGGACGGCAAAacgggcggcggcagcagcagcagccgaagaAAGCAGCGAACCTCACTTGATAGTGATCGTAGCGAGGATGGGGCAGACACGAGACATCAGCGCAAAAGCCGTAAAGGAGCTGACGGAGCCGGCGGTAGTTTCGAGATAATACACGAAAAATCGTCCACCGGACAGAAGAAGCagacaaagaagaagaacaacaaaTCCAAACGGCCAGCGTCGGATGAGCTGTCCTCATCGTCCGAAGCTACGACGAGTGGGTCCAGCTCGGGATCGGAAtaa